A single region of the Salvelinus sp. IW2-2015 linkage group LG20, ASM291031v2, whole genome shotgun sequence genome encodes:
- the LOC111981412 gene encoding programmed cell death 1 ligand 1: protein MEKAFVLVLHVVLWPTLAALFTVEVDSLSHVAEFNGDVTMGCRFQPGGWDPNLSVIWQRVQPLPDVEVYKLDNGQEDLTSQNLQYRGRARLVSEELTNGWAKLHVSRLRINDSGVYRCLVEMGGADYKQTTLTVKATYKTIIKSMQRRGGDEVELACESEGYPLATINWRDKSLRNIKSNDTVVKTPDQLFHVTSKITVKYSEKNNYTCAFVEKGEAPKGPSARFDIPDEIPVLESKPNTLSIVLGTTLTVAMIIAATILGYRRKKGRPRTIKL from the exons ATGGAGAAGGCTTTTGTCTTGGTTTTACATGTAGTCCTATGGCCAACTCTTGCAG cctTGTTCACAGTGGAGGTGGACAGTCTCTCACATGTGGCGGAGTTCAACGGTGATGTCACCATGGGCTGCAGGTTCCAACCTGGGGGCTGGGACCCGAACCTGTCAGTGATATGGCAACGGGTCCAGCCTCTTCCAGATGTAGAGGTGTACAAGCTGGATAACGGACAGGAGGACCTCACTTCTCAGAATCTCCAGTACCGCGGCAGGGCACGGTTGGTGTCGGAGGAGCTGACCAATGGCTGGGCCAAGCTACATGTGTCCAGGCTGAGGATCAACGACTCTGGGGTGTACCGATGTCTTGTGGAAATGGGGGGAGCTGATTATAAACAGACCACTTTGACTGTCAAAG CTACCTATAAGACTATCATTAAAAGCATGCAGAGACGTGGGGGAGATGAGGTGGAGCTGGCCTGTGAGTCTGAGGGCTATCCTCTTGCCACAATCAACTGGAGAGACAAGAGTCTCAGGAACATCAAATCCAACGACACCGTTGTGAAAACTCCAGACCAGCTTTTCCATGTCACCAGCAAGATAACGGTCAAATACTCTGAGAAAAACAACTATACATGTGCCTTTGTGGAGAAAGGTGAAGCTCCAAAGGGTCCATCAGCCAGGTTTGACATCCCAG ATGAAATACCTGTGCTTGAGAGTAAACCTAACACCCTTTCTATTGTATTGGGCACGACGTTGACGGTGGCTATGATCATTGCAGCTACCATCTTGGGGTATCGCAGAAAGAAAG GGAGGCCCAGGACCATCAAGCTCTAA